The following coding sequences are from one Paenibacillus stellifer window:
- the smpB gene encoding SsrA-binding protein SmpB yields the protein MGKKADGKVLAQNKKASHDYFIEDTYEAGMVLTGTEIKSLRNGRANIGDAFATIRGGEIFVHNMHISPFEQGNRSNPDDPTRTRKLLLHKEQISKLLGHSKQEGYTIVPLKVYVRNGYAKLLLGIGRGKKQYDKRDSAAKRDAQRDIQRALREKQKIAR from the coding sequence ATGGGTAAAAAAGCAGACGGGAAAGTGCTCGCCCAGAACAAAAAGGCTTCCCATGATTATTTTATCGAGGATACCTACGAGGCGGGCATGGTCCTCACGGGAACGGAAATCAAATCGCTGCGCAATGGACGCGCGAACATAGGGGACGCTTTCGCCACGATTCGCGGCGGCGAGATCTTCGTGCATAACATGCACATCAGTCCGTTTGAGCAGGGCAACCGGTCCAATCCGGACGACCCCACGCGCACACGGAAGCTGCTGCTGCACAAGGAGCAGATCAGCAAGCTGCTCGGTCACTCCAAGCAGGAGGGCTACACGATCGTGCCGCTCAAGGTATATGTACGCAACGGCTATGCGAAGCTGCTGCTAGGCATCGGCCGAGGCAAGAAGCAGTACGACAAACGCGACTCCGCCGCCAAGCGCGACGCACAGCGCGACATCCAGCGGGCGCTTCGGGAGAAGCAGAAGATCGCTAGATAA
- a CDS encoding PHP-associated domain-containing protein — protein MRIDLHTHAKLSKASDFSPVYYEEMIAEAVGSGLNALALTEHFNTRNFFEVYERLDRMYPFNGEYYEAGRLHIFPGMEVDIRETGHILLIGRKEHILGIRRQLNDYTEEDSFIPFAELMSIADNYPLLKIGAHPFRESTPLHHLDRSQLKRLDAFDLNAKDMYEYGSSVNRDKVERFADELGKPVTAGSDTHQCLQYGSLYNELHVPCHSASDVKQAILSGAYEVHVADSLQLQVKASIMLKGVLKRLAELEAPISASGQAVIAAPGAVSL, from the coding sequence ATGCGGATCGACCTGCACACCCACGCCAAATTATCCAAAGCCAGCGACTTTTCGCCGGTCTACTATGAAGAAATGATCGCAGAAGCAGTGGGGAGCGGGCTCAATGCCCTGGCCTTGACCGAGCATTTCAACACGCGCAATTTCTTTGAGGTTTATGAGCGCCTGGACCGGATGTATCCCTTTAACGGGGAGTACTATGAAGCCGGCCGGCTCCACATTTTCCCGGGCATGGAGGTGGACATCCGCGAAACCGGCCACATCCTGCTGATTGGGCGCAAAGAGCATATTTTGGGTATCAGACGCCAGCTTAACGATTACACGGAGGAAGACAGCTTCATTCCCTTCGCCGAGCTGATGTCCATAGCCGATAACTATCCGCTGTTAAAAATCGGGGCGCATCCCTTCCGCGAATCCACTCCGCTTCACCATTTGGACCGGTCGCAGCTCAAGCGCCTCGACGCCTTTGATTTGAATGCCAAGGACATGTATGAATATGGCAGCAGCGTCAACCGCGATAAAGTTGAGCGTTTCGCGGACGAGCTCGGCAAGCCGGTGACCGCCGGAAGCGATACGCATCAATGCCTGCAATACGGCAGTCTGTACAACGAACTTCATGTCCCTTGCCATTCGGCAAGCGATGTGAAACAGGCGATCCTAAGCGGCGCCTACGAAGTCCATGTTGCCGACAGTCTGCAGCTCCAAGTAAAAGCCTCCATCATGCTCAAAGGTGTGCTGAAGCGCCTGGCTGAGCTGGAGGCACCTATTTCAGCTTCAGGGCAAGCCGTCATTGCCGCTCCCGGCGCTGTATCCCTCTAG
- a CDS encoding energy-coupling factor transporter transmembrane component T family protein yields MELVRNWFNKISLDRIQLELMNTAYGSGHASLSRLDPRGLLIWYLFFAVVPWFVSSYAVLAGMCLFMIVTTVLSRVSPFIIFVLCLGLIGQVGWLFIISLFFGGDISSALPLLKLTMKLSIVSLASITVFSGMDPEKISDGLLAFGVPAAFSFSLSYGYRILPVLFEEFRNVLLSYRLRGKGPERNGFLYWRLGVYYLKLLVYAFFPLMLATAKRSRTTVEALETRGFSYGMKNPVSKKLKLAHLKLQRRDILFLSGSAVYVAALFWLS; encoded by the coding sequence ATGGAGCTTGTTCGCAATTGGTTTAATAAAATCTCGCTTGACCGGATTCAGCTCGAGTTGATGAACACGGCTTACGGCAGTGGCCACGCCTCCCTGTCCCGGCTCGACCCGCGCGGCCTGCTCATCTGGTACCTCTTTTTCGCCGTCGTTCCCTGGTTTGTCAGCAGCTATGCCGTTCTAGCCGGGATGTGCCTGTTCATGATTGTTACTACCGTGCTGTCCCGCGTCTCGCCGTTTATCATTTTTGTGCTCTGTCTCGGCTTGATCGGCCAGGTCGGCTGGCTGTTCATCATCTCGCTGTTTTTTGGCGGTGACATTTCCTCCGCACTGCCGCTGCTTAAGCTGACGATGAAGCTTTCGATCGTCTCCTTGGCCAGCATCACCGTATTCTCCGGCATGGACCCGGAAAAAATCAGCGACGGGCTTCTGGCGTTCGGCGTTCCCGCCGCGTTCTCGTTCAGCTTGTCCTACGGTTATCGCATTCTGCCTGTGCTGTTCGAGGAATTCCGCAATGTGCTGCTCTCCTACCGGCTGCGCGGCAAGGGACCGGAGCGGAACGGATTTTTATATTGGCGGCTTGGCGTGTATTATTTAAAGCTGCTGGTGTACGCTTTTTTCCCTCTGATGCTGGCCACGGCAAAACGTTCTCGCACCACGGTAGAAGCACTCGAAACACGCGGTTTCTCCTACGGCATGAAAAATCCGGTTTCCAAAAAGCTGAAGCTGGCCCATCTCAAGCTGCAAAGGCGAGACATCCTGTTCCTAAGCGGATCGGCAGTTTACGTCGCAGCATTGTTCTGGCTTAGCTAA
- a CDS encoding ABC transporter ATP-binding protein, with amino-acid sequence MHNPTPLQPAVPALAIEISEVSFTYPGSEQPVLSQAALTIEQGEFTAVIGGNGSGKSTLCKLFNGLIPYYYSGDFEGEVKINGQSTAGKSVAELSRMVGYVYQDFDNQLVRPTVLDEACFAPLNYGLADYRERAFRALDMCGLTHLQDRYIWELSGGQKHLLALAGALSLEPDILIVDEPVSQLDPRHARQVYEVLRQINQSHGKTVIVIEHHTEFIADYCRDVCLMEQGRVRWKRPVTEALNSLEDLQRLGIQPPEVTQTAVSLRAALEARPMPEVRLSLKEWPVPEEQPSLEERAVPEEQAMPEVRPSLKERTVLEARPAAALSEPSPGNTHPLPYRASEAPDLQQPLYPITTEEATQYFGTLLPDGGVSSRSSWNSGYRRTEAETAALNNKTQDQNAVIRFHNTSLNYRTIRKKEQSVLHGIGLTIYEGERIALVGNNGAGKSSLMKLIAGIAKPSAGSVAVLGQDTNTVSIERLSRHVAYVFQNPEDMFIEDSIRKEIAYCLKRRGYPDADQTVARMLHSFRLEELQERDARLLSGGQQRRVSLAIGAAVQPAIMLLDEPTANLDMATREELLSTLKELDRHVRTVIIATHDMQLVNQWATRVIVMNQGAVWADDTAARVFADPDLIGRAGLALTQSMELSNALGLQPASSSPAELAARLHYVITGKENIPNGACSQLV; translated from the coding sequence ATGCATAACCCTACACCACTGCAGCCCGCCGTCCCAGCCTTAGCCATCGAAATCAGCGAAGTCTCCTTTACATATCCGGGCTCGGAGCAGCCGGTACTGAGCCAGGCTGCGCTGACGATTGAGCAAGGAGAATTCACCGCGGTCATTGGCGGCAACGGCAGCGGCAAATCGACGCTGTGCAAATTGTTCAATGGCCTTATTCCATACTATTATTCGGGTGATTTTGAAGGTGAAGTGAAGATAAACGGTCAGTCCACTGCGGGCAAAAGCGTCGCCGAACTGTCCAGAATGGTCGGCTATGTCTACCAGGACTTCGACAACCAGCTCGTTAGGCCGACCGTGCTGGACGAGGCCTGCTTCGCCCCGCTGAATTACGGGCTCGCCGATTACAGGGAGCGCGCCTTTCGCGCGTTGGACATGTGCGGCCTTACCCACCTTCAGGACCGCTACATCTGGGAGCTCAGCGGCGGGCAGAAGCATCTGCTCGCGCTGGCCGGTGCTCTGTCCCTGGAACCGGACATCCTGATCGTGGACGAGCCGGTCTCCCAGCTCGATCCCCGGCACGCACGCCAAGTCTACGAAGTCCTGCGCCAGATCAATCAATCTCACGGCAAAACGGTCATCGTGATCGAGCATCATACCGAGTTCATCGCCGATTACTGCCGTGATGTGTGCCTGATGGAACAGGGCCGGGTACGGTGGAAACGGCCGGTGACAGAAGCGTTGAACAGCCTCGAGGATTTGCAGCGGCTCGGCATTCAACCGCCGGAGGTAACCCAAACGGCAGTAAGCCTGCGGGCTGCGCTGGAGGCGAGGCCTATGCCGGAGGTGCGGCTTTCGCTGAAGGAGTGGCCTGTGCCGGAGGAGCAGCCTTCGCTGGAGGAGCGGGCTGTGCCAGAGGAGCAGGCTATGCCGGAGGTGCGGCCTTCACTGAAGGAGCGGACTGTGCTGGAGGCGCGGCCTGCGGCCGCTTTATCGGAGCCGTCGCCCGGCAACACGCATCCGCTTCCGTACCGTGCATCCGAAGCACCCGATTTGCAGCAGCCTCTATATCCAATAACGACCGAAGAAGCGACCCAATATTTCGGCACTCTGCTTCCTGATGGAGGCGTTAGCTCCAGGTCTTCATGGAATTCCGGCTATAGACGGACCGAGGCTGAAACCGCCGCCTTGAACAACAAGACGCAAGATCAAAATGCCGTCATCCGGTTTCATAACACATCGCTCAACTACCGCACCATCCGTAAGAAGGAACAATCCGTGCTGCACGGAATCGGGCTAACCATCTACGAAGGTGAGCGCATAGCGCTGGTGGGCAACAATGGTGCGGGCAAATCCTCCTTGATGAAGCTGATCGCCGGTATCGCCAAACCGTCGGCGGGCTCCGTTGCCGTGCTCGGGCAGGACACGAACACTGTCTCCATTGAGCGGCTGTCACGGCATGTGGCCTATGTCTTTCAAAATCCGGAGGACATGTTCATTGAAGACAGCATACGGAAAGAAATCGCTTATTGCCTGAAAAGGCGCGGCTATCCCGATGCGGATCAGACCGTCGCCCGCATGCTCCACAGCTTCCGCCTTGAGGAACTCCAGGAGCGGGATGCCCGCCTTCTGAGCGGCGGCCAGCAGCGCCGCGTATCGCTGGCGATCGGCGCGGCGGTTCAGCCCGCAATTATGCTGCTCGATGAGCCAACGGCCAATCTTGATATGGCCACCCGGGAGGAACTGCTCAGCACGCTTAAGGAGCTCGACCGGCATGTCCGTACGGTCATTATCGCCACGCATGATATGCAGCTGGTTAACCAGTGGGCCACGCGCGTCATCGTCATGAATCAGGGCGCCGTCTGGGCCGACGATACAGCGGCGCGGGTCTTTGCCGATCCGGATCTGATCGGCCGGGCCGGGCTTGCTCTTACACAGAGCATGGAGCTGTCTAACGCTCTCGGGCTCCAGCCGGCCAGCAGCTCACCGGCCGAGCTGGCTGCACGCCTGCATTACGTCATCACAGGAAAGGAGAACATCCCGAATGGAGCTTGTTCGCAATTGGTTTAA
- a CDS encoding MurR/RpiR family transcriptional regulator, giving the protein MPIGQNEVFADKTGFSPGQMKIADFIERHPDEVLFMTEQEIADRIGTSIATVSRFWRAAGYENGKDFRQKLRLASDTTPALKLHTTISQMDPFSLPLKMLEQSIVHLRETAEQTEPEELKLAASLMDRARRIYVYAPGPAVAIGELLCYRLSRFGMSVRMMAASGHELLESLAHMQSEDVVLLFNFTRLLPETEVILDCVKQVGCSAVMITDREDFRYGAPVQASFYVRRGEMGEFHSMVTPLLLVEQIILSIGLLNKEKVLSKLEYLGELRAKYADKLPRGKA; this is encoded by the coding sequence ATGCCAATAGGACAAAATGAAGTGTTCGCCGATAAAACCGGATTCTCGCCGGGTCAAATGAAGATCGCCGATTTTATCGAGCGACATCCGGATGAGGTGCTGTTTATGACGGAGCAGGAGATCGCCGACCGGATCGGCACGAGCATCGCCACGGTATCGCGGTTTTGGCGCGCGGCGGGATATGAGAACGGCAAGGACTTCAGGCAGAAGCTTCGCTTGGCCTCCGATACGACTCCTGCGTTGAAGCTTCATACGACTATTTCGCAAATGGACCCTTTCAGTCTGCCGCTCAAAATGCTGGAGCAGTCAATTGTGCACCTGCGGGAGACGGCAGAGCAGACGGAGCCGGAGGAGCTGAAGCTGGCCGCTTCGCTGATGGACCGGGCCAGACGGATTTACGTTTACGCACCGGGACCGGCCGTAGCGATCGGGGAGCTGCTGTGTTACCGTCTGTCACGCTTCGGCATGTCGGTGCGGATGATGGCGGCGAGCGGGCATGAGCTGCTGGAATCGCTGGCGCATATGCAGTCCGAGGATGTCGTGCTGCTATTCAACTTCACCCGGCTGCTTCCCGAAACTGAAGTGATTCTCGATTGCGTGAAGCAGGTGGGCTGTTCGGCCGTGATGATTACGGACCGTGAGGATTTCCGGTATGGGGCGCCGGTACAGGCTTCTTTTTACGTTAGGCGGGGCGAAATGGGGGAATTTCATTCGATGGTGACGCCGCTGCTGCTGGTTGAGCAGATTATTTTGAGCATTGGCCTTTTAAATAAGGAAAAAGTGCTCTCCAAGCTCGAATACCTGGGGGAACTGCGGGCAAAATATGCCGATAAGCTGCCGCGCGGGAAGGCTTGA
- a CDS encoding helicase-related protein produces MLTCLDEGRSPLLLVERTAHAEYFAERLQSFAKNVIVLRGKLGKKQREALRAQIASIPDDQEQVVIATGKLIGEGFDDARLDTLFLVHPISWSGTLQQYAGRLHRSHVNKEEVKIYDYIDLQVPMLMAMFKKRVKGYRKMGYEGAEL; encoded by the coding sequence TTGCTTACCTGCCTGGATGAAGGCCGCTCTCCGCTGCTGCTGGTTGAACGGACCGCTCATGCTGAATATTTTGCAGAGAGATTGCAGTCTTTTGCCAAAAACGTAATTGTACTTCGAGGCAAATTGGGTAAGAAGCAGAGAGAGGCTCTGCGCGCCCAAATCGCCTCTATTCCGGATGATCAGGAGCAGGTAGTTATTGCTACCGGTAAGCTGATCGGCGAAGGCTTCGATGACGCCAGACTGGACACTTTGTTTCTGGTCCATCCCATCTCCTGGTCAGGCACCTTGCAGCAATATGCAGGCCGCTTGCACCGAAGTCATGTGAATAAAGAAGAAGTGAAAATATATGATTATATTGACCTTCAGGTCCCAATGTTAATGGCGATGTTCAAGAAAAGAGTGAAGGGTTATCGGAAGATGGGATATGAGGGAGCGGAGTTGTAG
- a CDS encoding TOTE conflict system archaeo-eukaryotic primase domain-containing protein: MESYDRLFPKQDTLPKGGFGNLIALPLQGGPRKQGNSVFVDEHFEPYADQWGILSELGKIDEDLVKQFIYKHGERGLFNNDRITAGLDHEAGLTLLQENQTQIEEVLMEPLPAEIQILQSDRLYILKSGLPSSAIHALIKIASFSNPDFYKAQAMRLSTYGKPRVISCAEDMGSYVVLPRGCLQDLLSFFEHNRVKVSLEDRRSSGTSIEAEFYGKLTTLQDTAARAILNRDIGVLSAATAFGKTVVAASIIASRKINTLILVHRRELMEQWQERLQTFLEVPKHSIGMIGGGKNKRTGIIDIAVIQSLNYKGNVKPFVSEYGQVIVDECHHVSAYSFEQVLREVKAKYVFGLTATPKRQDGQEAIVRFQLGPGILIFISNQVSRFPVSRTSISSLLTMRSVTRLFLMICLPAWMKAALRCCWLNGPLMLNILQRDCSLLPKT, from the coding sequence ATGGAGTCCTATGATCGCCTGTTCCCCAAACAGGATACGCTGCCCAAAGGCGGATTCGGCAACCTCATTGCTCTACCTCTTCAAGGTGGGCCACGTAAACAGGGAAACAGTGTCTTTGTTGATGAACACTTTGAGCCCTATGCTGATCAATGGGGGATATTATCCGAACTTGGCAAGATAGACGAAGACCTGGTGAAGCAATTTATATATAAGCACGGGGAGCGCGGGCTTTTTAACAATGACCGTATTACTGCGGGATTAGACCACGAAGCAGGATTGACCTTGTTACAAGAGAACCAGACTCAGATCGAAGAGGTTCTGATGGAACCTTTGCCTGCTGAAATACAGATCCTGCAATCGGATCGTCTGTATATCCTCAAGTCTGGACTACCCTCAAGTGCAATTCATGCTCTGATCAAAATAGCTTCCTTCTCCAACCCTGATTTTTATAAAGCACAAGCGATGCGGCTCTCCACCTACGGTAAACCTCGGGTCATCTCATGCGCAGAGGATATGGGGAGTTATGTAGTTCTACCAAGGGGATGCTTGCAGGACTTGTTATCTTTTTTCGAGCATAATCGGGTCAAAGTATCGCTTGAGGATCGACGTTCGTCCGGAACTTCAATAGAGGCGGAGTTCTACGGTAAGCTGACCACTCTTCAGGATACAGCAGCCAGAGCGATTTTAAATCGTGATATAGGCGTTCTCTCGGCGGCAACCGCGTTCGGTAAAACAGTCGTAGCAGCCAGCATCATCGCTTCAAGGAAGATAAACACCCTTATTCTGGTTCATCGCCGGGAGCTTATGGAACAATGGCAGGAACGCTTGCAAACCTTTCTCGAAGTTCCTAAACATTCGATCGGTATGATCGGCGGCGGCAAAAATAAACGAACAGGCATTATCGACATTGCTGTCATTCAGAGCCTCAACTATAAAGGGAATGTTAAACCTTTCGTTAGTGAATACGGCCAGGTCATTGTAGATGAATGCCATCACGTATCCGCCTATAGCTTCGAACAGGTTCTGCGAGAAGTCAAGGCAAAGTATGTATTTGGCCTAACTGCTACACCTAAGCGACAAGACGGACAAGAAGCAATCGTGCGATTCCAGCTTGGCCCCGGTATACTCATTTTCATATCAAACCAGGTGAGCAGGTTTCCGGTATCCAGGACATCTATCAGCAGCTTGTTGACAATGAGGAGCGTAACACGCTTATTTTTGATGATTTGCTTACCTGCCTGGATGAAGGCCGCTCTCCGCTGCTGCTGGTTGAACGGACCGCTCATGCTGAATATTTTGCAGAGAGATTGCAGTCTTTTGCCAAAAACGTAA
- a CDS encoding DUF6155 family protein yields MLKLRNSTIRKHLNNLTKEELEAEILNLVKKYPIIQEHYFSVLFPDQEEVLDKYKKIIEKEFGHHKGEILRYPVMKQAIKDFSNVSTNKGQIAEIMIFTVECGVDFTLSYGDIDEKFYRTISSIYEQALKYIVENQLEDKFVDRCNVLMQSSQDIGWGFGDGMMDLYSDYLGHMDVEEDLE; encoded by the coding sequence ATGCTGAAATTAAGAAATTCAACCATTAGAAAGCATTTGAACAATCTTACGAAGGAAGAGCTTGAGGCTGAAATCTTGAATTTGGTCAAGAAATACCCGATTATTCAAGAGCATTATTTTTCGGTGTTATTTCCTGATCAAGAGGAGGTCTTAGACAAGTACAAGAAAATTATTGAAAAGGAATTCGGTCACCACAAGGGAGAGATTCTGCGTTACCCGGTTATGAAGCAAGCAATAAAGGACTTTAGTAATGTTTCAACAAATAAGGGGCAAATTGCAGAGATAATGATTTTTACAGTGGAATGTGGAGTAGACTTTACGCTTTCGTATGGAGACATAGATGAAAAATTCTATCGTACTATTTCAAGTATATATGAACAAGCTTTAAAGTATATTGTGGAAAATCAATTAGAAGACAAGTTTGTAGATCGATGCAATGTATTAATGCAGAGCAGTCAGGATATTGGCTGGGGTTTTGGAGATGGGATGATGGATTTGTATAGCGATTATTTAGGACACATGGATGTAGAAGAAGACCTTGAGTAA
- a CDS encoding zeta toxin family protein, translating to MTVFAGTNGAGKSTISFQMRDYVGTIIDPDQIAKRINPEDPRSADLSAGREAVKQIRELIGRKENFAIETTLSGSFVLRHMKTAKEQGYKVVMYYIGLQDVQMHIDRVASRVEQGGHWIAEEDIRWRYGQSLSNLMPAMEISDEVTIIDNTSEPEVVAEIKRSQISFCRDEIPTWATGALELYL from the coding sequence ATGACGGTTTTTGCTGGCACTAATGGAGCCGGGAAAAGCACAATCAGTTTTCAAATGAGGGATTATGTTGGAACGATTATTGATCCTGACCAGATTGCCAAAAGGATTAACCCGGAAGATCCCAGAAGTGCAGACCTGTCTGCCGGACGAGAAGCTGTAAAGCAAATAAGGGAATTAATCGGGCGAAAAGAAAATTTCGCTATAGAAACCACTCTGTCGGGAAGTTTTGTTTTACGTCATATGAAGACAGCTAAGGAACAAGGTTATAAAGTCGTCATGTATTATATTGGTTTACAGGATGTGCAAATGCATATTGATCGGGTAGCTTCAAGAGTGGAACAGGGCGGGCACTGGATTGCGGAAGAAGATATCCGGTGGAGATATGGCCAATCTTTAAGTAACCTGATGCCTGCCATGGAGATTTCAGATGAAGTCACCATTATCGACAACACCAGTGAACCTGAAGTTGTGGCGGAAATTAAACGTTCACAGATTAGCTTTTGCCGAGACGAGATTCCTACATGGGCTACGGGAGCTTTGGAATTGTACTTGTAA